The following is a genomic window from Falco naumanni isolate bFalNau1 chromosome 10, bFalNau1.pat, whole genome shotgun sequence.
GCACCGCCGGCCGCTACGGCTACACCCTGCCTGTCTTCCTCAACGGCCCCCACAAGGTCTGGGGGCTGACAGCCATCATCACCGAGCTGacgctggagctgctgctgcccaacGGCTACCGCAGGAAGACCTACGTGCCGGCACGAAGCCCCTCGACGTGACGCCAGAGGGAACGAGGTGGCCCtcaggtgctgggggggggtaTTTTTAGGGGTGGCCTTGACATGCACACCgggatggggtgggaggagggtgCCGTGAGGAAACCAGCCCTTCCACCcgtgggtgctgctgcctgccaggctcCACGTGCCTGCAGCTGGCGTCACACACTGTGATTTAGTAAAAAGCCATGTTTGGAACCACTTGTGCCGTGATCTGTGAGTCACGGTGCATGGCTGGCCCTCGGTGCCAACACtatgggggctggggggacacgACAGCTGTCCCCTGTGGCACTGGTACAGGCAGGAGCTGTCCTGGTGCCACCACGGCAGGGAGCATGGTGTCCCCAGGGATGGGCTGGGGGCCATGTAATACCCCAACAGTGTagtgctgcctctgccccccagcccagcccagcgggGGCCATGGAAGCTCATGGAAAACCAGGATCTCcctttgggggtggggaggaaatCCATACCCTGGCTGCGTGATCCCCCTGATCCTGGGGATACCCTGCTCCAGGGGAGGCAGGACCCCAAAGCCCCCCCAGTGGTCCCTTCCCAGGTTATGTCCACAGCTTACACctgtcccccctcccagccAAGCGAGCCTGTGAGCGCAACAGCATTTATTGAGGATCCCTCAGCAGAACCCACAAGTTGCCCAGGGAGCCCCCCCAGTAGGAACAGGCAGGGCCACCACTGCCGGCagtccctgcccccccaccgCCTCCTTACGCCGACACCGCTCGGGCTTTGGCCTCCCCATAGCGCCGCAtcctctcctccagctcagGTCGGAAGTGGCGGATGAGGCCCTGCACAGAGCAAAGGAGATGGGttaagggggtggggggaaaggctGACAGCGCCCCCAGACCCTGCTCCCCGCCCCAGATGCCCCACCTGCACAGGCCAGGCTGCACCGTCGCCCAGGGCGCAGATGGTGTGGCCCTCGATCTGCTTGCTGATCTCCCACAGCGCATCGATCTCGGCCACCTGTGCATTGCCCTGCACAAACCGCGCCATGACCTTGTTCATCCAGTCAACACCTGCAGGGACGGGAAGGCCATGAGGGGCCTGCAGTGTGGCCCCCCAGGCCCCACacctgcccgccccggccccctgcTCACCTTCTCGGCATGGGGTGCACTGCCCGCAGCTCTCGTGCTTGTAAAACTCGATGAGGCGGGCGATGGCTTTAATGACATCAgtctggggagggaagggagggtgaGGGCCCTGCCACGGcacgggggggctggggagggggcccATCCCTTACCGATTTGTCCATGACAATGACGGCGGCCGTGCCGAGCCCACTCTGCGCCTGCACCAGGGAATCGAAGTCCATCAGCACAGTCTCGCACACTGACTTGGGCAGCAGCGGCGTGGAGGAGCCCCCCGGGATGACAGCCAGCAGGTTGTCCCAGCCCCCGCGGACACCCCCTGCCAGAGAGGGGGGACAGGGCGGGCTGAGCTGGGCCCAGCACGGCCCCAGCATGGCTCGGCAGGGCAGCCCATGGTGCTTACCGGCGTGTTTCTCAATGAGCTCCTTCAGCGGCACTGACATCTCCTCCTCCACAGTGCAGGGGTTGTTGACGTGACCCGAGATGTTGAAGAGTTTTGTCCCCGAGTTGCGCTCCCGCCCGAAGCTGGCAAACCAGGCACCACCCCGCCGGCAGATTGTGGGGGACACAGCCACCGTCTCCACGTTGGCCACCGTAGTGGGGCAGCCAAAGACACCTGGAAGTGGTGGGAGCTCTCAACGGCTGCAGCAGGACGGTGGCTTGGGGACGACTGGTTTTGTCCGGTCGCTGCCATTTTATCCCACTCTCCAGCAGTGCCTGGAAATGGCTCATGCTGCCAAGAGCCACAGAAGCAAAGCGGGGAGGGCCGGGAACATACCCACGTCGGCGGGAAAAGGGGGCTTCAGGCGTGGCTTGCCCTGCTTGCCCTCGATGGACTCGATCAGCGCCGTCTCCTCCCCACAGATGTAGGCTCCGGCACCCCTCACCACGAAGACATCGAAGGCATATCCCGAGCCACAGGCGTCCcgccccagcagcccagcctcGTACGCCTCCCGGATGGCCACCTGCAGCGGGCAAGGACCAGTGGGTCTGGGgcagcccccttcccctgctgGCTGGGGGCCCCTCGCCCCCATCCGCCGCTCACCTGCAGGTTGGAGGCCTCGTTGTAGAACTCGCCGCGGATGTAGATGTAGGCAGCGCGGGCGCCCATGGCACGCCCCGCCACCAGGCAGCCCTCCACCAGCTTGTGGGGGTCATGGCGCATGATCTCCCGGTCCTTACAGGTGCCCGGCTCCCCCTCGTCTGCGTTCACCACCAGGTATTTGGGTCTGGAGGGGGATGCGGGTGCCGTCAGGGCCAGGCTCCCCGCGGGGGGGTGACGGGGCCAGTCCCGGTCTCACCTGCCGTCCGGGGGCTTGTTCATGAAGCTCCACTTGAGGCCGGTGGGGAAACcggcgccgccgcggccccgcagccctGAGGCCTTGATCTCGCCGAGGATCCAGTCCACCCCCTTGAGCAGGATCTCCTTCGTCTTGTACCAGTCGCCGCGGCGCAGGGCGCCCTGCAGCCTGCGGGCACGGCACGGCCGGTGGCACCGAGCTGGTGGCAACGGGCCACCCCCCGACCCTGCCACTCACCGCCAGTCATGCCGCCCGTAGAGGTTGGTGAAGATCCGGTCCTCGTCCCGTAGCGACCCGAACTGCGTCTTCTTGGGCGCCGTCTGCGGGGACACACGCACTCAGCGCCGGGAGCACCGGGGCCGGCGGACCCCGCCCCGGCGCGCCCTCCCCCGTCCCCGCTCACCGAGAAGGAGGCGGCGGGCAAGCGCCGCAGCGCCAGCAGCTGCCGGGCGGCCAtggcggggcgggcagcggcacCAGCACCGGTTACCGGGACCCACCGTCACCTTCAGCCGCCCCCCGCGAGCGGCGCACCGGCGGTGACGTCCGCGGCGAGCGCCGGCACCCGGCGCAGCGGTGACGTCAGCGAGCGGGGCAGGGCTACGCCAGGGGGCGTGGCTAGAAGCGGAGGCGTGGTCACACTTGACAAAGAGGCGTGGTCACACGGACAGGGGGCGTGGCCAGGATGGCTCCGCGCTGCCACGTGCCTCGGGCCCCGTCCCGGGTCGGGTTTCGGGAGCTGAAACCGGaggcccccgcccgccccccccccggtgccccccggGGCGCCCCGCtgccaccaccccccccccccccggcaccccggGGGGCCGCGTcgtgctgcccagccccagccccgtggCGGGTCCCGCTtgccccccagctgccccctgctTTGGGGCCACCTTACCCCTGTCGGTGGCCTCGTCCCGGCGAGGGAGCAGGGccggaggggcgggggggggggcgcggatCCGGTTTCCCTCCCGCCTGCCCCTGGGGGTGCGGAGAGGGAGTGAGGGCTGGTGGCGACCGGTGGGACAGGGTGGGTGGCAGCATGTTCTTCCTCTTCCGTGGGCCCCAGCGGCGGGGCACCGGCAGCCCTGCGCCCCCCACCTGCCAGGGCATCCCCCGCCCCCACGGCCCCAGTAAGCGGGgaggccgccgccgcctccaCCTGACCCCGCAGCtcgtggggcaggggggtcccGGCAATACCGGCACCCTGGGGAGCCAAGGGCGGCTGAGCCATGGCGGTGTGCCCCCCACGGAGCATCGGTGGGCTGCCGAGGAGCCGGGGTCCCAGCTGCCCCCGGCTTTCCAGCAGGTAACCGGCAGCGGAGCAGAGGGCCGGGTCATAGCAGGGCTGGCGGGTGCTGGGGGACCCTGAGTGTCCCCgcggggaggctgaggggctggggaacAGCTGGGCGGCTCCCCACATCTGGAGCAGGGCGGCCAAGCGGGGAATAATCCGGGGGATTATGCGCGGGCGcggcaccccccccccccgcctgccctgCATATCCCCAGATATTCCATAAAAACCTCAAATCCCCGCGCAGCCACGGCCACTATCACACCCGCCCCGGCCCTGGCCCCAGCTTGCCCCGGCGGGGTGGCAGTGCCCAGGACTGCGCCAGCTGGCCCCCCGGGGCCAGGCATGCCCTGCAGCgtgggggcagcccccagccatgGGCAACTGCACCAAGACCCCTGAGCGGAGGCTCCCCAAGGTAAGACTGGCCCATGCCTGCCCTGGGTGGCCAGCAGGGGGGCTCCCCCCCCTTCGCCGCTGATGCCCGCTCTGCCCTCAGGATGGGAAACCACGCTCCGGCTCCCTGGCCCCTGGCACCGGGGACCCCGAGGAGGCAGCGGAGGCGGCACAGTCTCCTCCGCTGCAGAACTACTcggtgctgcaggggctggtggggccaGCCTGCATCTTCCTGCGGCAGAGCATCGCCATCACCCAGCGGGTACGTGGCCGCCCCCTCCCACACACCACGCGTGCCCGCTGCACTGGGCACCACGCCACTGGCTGCATCCTGTGGCCGCTTGCCGGCCGGCAGGAGATTTAAGGCAGGTTCTCTGGGGGGTCCATGGGAGAAGGACCTCTCCTTtgactcttttccttttctcttccccaggaCCGGGAGCTGCGGCCCGAAGAGATTGAAGGTGAGGTGCTGCCCTCCTTGGGACTGGGGGTCTTCCCCCTGGTCgggagctgccctggctgcagcagggtgacAGGCGGGTGGGAGCAAGTGGTGGGGGCATGAGGTGGTGCCGGGGTGCCGGTGGTGACACCACGCTTCCCCCAGAGTTGAAGCAGGCCTTCCGGGAGTTCGACAAGGACCGCGACGGGTACATCAGCTACAAGGACCTGGGCGAGTGCATGCGGACCATGGGCTACATGCCCACCGAGATGGAGCTCATCGAGCTGTCCCAGCAGATCAGTATGTGGCAGGGTGCGGGGGGGGCCCTGTACCTTGCTGGCAGCCGGACCTGGCCCCGGTGAtctctgcccccctcccccccccagtgATACCCTGCTTCTGCCACAGCCGGGGGCAAGGTGGATTTTGATGATTTTGTGGAGCTGATGGGCCCCAAGATGCTGGCGGAGACAGCGGACATGATTGGGATCAAGGAGCTGCGTGACGCCTTCCGTGAGGTGAGGGGATGGGGATAGGGGGATGGCCCAGGTGTGGGCAGGCTGTCGGCACACCAAGGGTGGCTGGCACCGATGGGCACTTGCCCTGCAGTTCGACAGCAACGGAGACGGGCAGATCAGCATGGCGGAGCTGCGGGAGGCCATGCGcaagctgctggggcagcagctcaACTACCGGGAGGTGGATGAGATCCTCAAGGACGTGGATCTCAATGGGGATGGCCTGGTGGACTTTGAAGGTAGGGGCCAGGGAGGGGGCCGGGAGCACCCCTAGTAATATTCGGGATGCTCTGCACATATTTTCCTGCCGGCAGAGTTTGTGCGGATGATGTCACGCTGAGGGCAGCGTGTGCCAACATGGGACCCAAGCCCCTGCCGTGCCTTACGAAGAGGAGGGGGCCGTGGAGAAGAATGCCCAGCTGTGGTTGGGGCTGTGCCGGCGCAGCGCAGCGCTGGAGCCTGGGGCGAGGCCCTCACTTCTTCAGCGCTGGAGGCGCTCAGCCTTACCCTTGGCTGCACGCCTGCCCGGCCGCTGAGGTCCAACCGCGGTGCTGGGCGCTGGGGCTGACGCCAGGCCGCTTTTTGGTGCAGATGGCCGGGCTTCGGCCACTCTCGCCCTGATCTTTGCTCTTTCCTGCTCCCCGCCCCACAACGTCCCCCCTTCCCAACCTGACCTCACCCCAAAAAGCCAAACATGCCGGTCCCCTCTCCCCCggctgcaccccagccctgctggctcATCCCTCCCGCCTTCGCTCTGTGCCCTGTACCCGAAGCCGAGCCCTTTGCGTCACCCCCGCTCCCCCCAACCGTGATATAGGGCTAGGCCTGCAGCCACCCCACCGCCCGCCCCCATTATCGCAGCCAGGGCTCAGAGCTGCCCCCGgccctgctctgtcctgctgggCACCCCAATGCTCTCGGGGCCGGTGGGGCCCCAGGACGCTCCGTCGGGCCCCCGGTGCAGGGGAGGTGCCTCGGGGCTTTggtgcccagcctggctgccctcGAGGGGTCAAAGCGGAAAAAAACCGGCAGCCGGGCCCACTCCCCGCCCCGGGCACAGGCTGTGGGGTTTTTGctcttttgaaattaaactcTTCGCTCTACGGACTTTAATGTGTCTTTATCTTAGGCTTAAGTAGATTTTCATCCCTCCACCGCTGAGGTGTCCCAGGTACCCCCGGGTGCAGTAAGGGCTGAGGCCCGGAGGTCAGGGTCGCGCCGGGGGGCTCTCCCCCCACACCGGTCCCGGTAGGCCCTGCCCGGGAGCCCGGCCCCCCCCCTACCTGGCCGGGGCTGTGCGGGCGGCACGGGGGGTCCCTGCCCTAGCGGAGGCCCGGTACCGGCCGCGGGGCCCGGGGCTCTCCTCGGCCCCTCAGGGGATggaggcggggggtggggggggaaggggcggggcgGACGCCGCGTGTCTCCAGGGTGACCGGCAGGCGGGGCGAGGGCGCGCGGCGGCGCGGTGACGTCAGGGCGGCGTCGCGCGCAGGCGTCATCAGGGCGAGCGGCGGTGCCGGTGAGGGGAGGCCGGGTCAGGCAAGGCCGCGGTGGGCCCCGTACAACCGGACCgtgccggggccgccgccgctccgctcTCCCCGGGTCGCGTCGGGTGTGCGGGGCTTGGGCGGAGCTGAGGAGCGAAGGGAAGCGGCGGTACAGCCGGTGGGGGGAGCGCGGGGGGCCGCTTACCGACCCCCCGGCCGCTCTCCAGGGAAccgggagcggcgggcggccgTCGGGGATGTCCTACAAGCCCATCGCTCCCGCCCCCGCTACCCCCGGAGCCGCCAgcgccagccccgccccgccggggcctGGGGCGCCGCCCGCCGGTGAGCGCACCCCCCCGGTAACGGCGGGGgacctgggggggctggggccgggtGAGgggcctggggcggggggggtgcgCAGCCGGTAACCCTCCCCTTCTCGCAGCCACGAGCGTCCCGTCGCCCTCCGGCTCCGTCCCCGGCGGCGCCGCCCCTTTCCGGCCGCTCTTCAATGACTTCGGGCCGCCGTCCATGGGCTACGTGCAGGTgaggcgcggggcggcggcgggcggcgggcccgggggcggTGGGGGCGGCCCTCAGCCCCTCCCTGTGCGCCCCCCCCCGCAGGCGATGAAGCCCCCCGGGGCTCAGGGCTCGCAGAGCACCTACACCGACCTGCTCTCCGTCATcgaggagatggggaaggagatCCGGCCCACCTACGCCGGCAGCAAGAGTGCCATGGAGCGGCTGAAGCGGGGTACGAGGGCGGCGGGGGAAGGGCTGGACCCCGGTCCTGCGTGCCCGGGGGTCCCTTGCCCCACCGAGGGCGGGTTGGGGGCTGATGGAGGGGGGTGTCTGTCTGCTTCTCCCCGCAGGTATCATCCACGCCCGGGCGCTGGTCAGGGAGTGCCTGGCAGAGACAGAGCGGAACGCTCGCACGTAACAGCTGCTGTCACCCGGgaccccccgggacccccggtGGCCCTGCCCcgctggcggcggggggggctgccgTGCTGCCCGTGCTCTCCGCTCTTTATAAATGCgtgtttttataaataaaggaCGTGGTTGGGAGTCTGCCTCGCGCTGCATCCccgcggggggtggggtggggggtgtcagtGCCCCGCGGGGGGGTTGTCAGTGCcccgggggctgcggccggTGACCGGGGAAGGGCTGAGCTGGCTCGGGGTGGGAGGGGGGTGATGTCCGGGAGCTGTGCCTGGGCCGGGAGGTGCGGGAATGTGCCAGCCCCTCTTTTAACACttgaaaaaaggcttttttgtaTAAATTCCCCCCCTTTCGGGGCCGGCGGTGCCGGCGTCACGGCCCGCAGAGTCGGTCCCTGTGCTGGCGGGGCGCCGGTGGCGACACACGCGGAGTGCCCGTGCAGCGGCGCTCGCCGCCTTCCCGTCTCTGACGTCACGCGCCCCCCCTCCCTACGTCACGGCCGTCTCCGTGGGAACGGGCTGTGATGTCACGAGGCGAGGGGCCGGTTCGGAGCGGCGCAGGttcggcggggccggggcgcggcgggcggggggcagcggtgggaccgggcgggcggggggggcgcgtTGCCATGGCAGCGGGGCGGGTCTGGGGGGCCGAGCGGGGCCGAACCGTGCCGAGCGGTGCCGAACCGTGCCGAGCGGAGCTGGGTCGAGCCGAACGGGGCCGGGCGCCCAGCCGAGCGCTGCCGGGCCGAGCCGAACGGGGCCGGGCGCTCAGCCGAGCGttgccgggccgggccgagccaagaggggctgggccgggccgggctgaCGGCCGCCCCCGCaggcgctgccccccgccgccatGCTCATCAAGGAGTACCACATCCTGCTGCCCATGAGCCTGGAGGAGTACCCGGTGGCTCAGCTCTACATGAtccaggtggggctgggggatgtAGGGGGGCGTGGGGCTGAGcgtggggggtgcagggggccGTGGGGCTGAGCATGGAGcctgggggatgcaggaggcctttggggctgagcctggggggtgcagggggctggagggctGAGCCTGGAgccagggggtgcagggggctgtggggtgcaggaggctgtggggctgagcctggagccggggggtgcagggggccgcggggctgagcctgggggtgcagggggctgtggggctgagcaCGGAGCCTGCGGGGTGCAGGGGTCCGTGGGGCTGAACCTGGGGGTGCACGGGGCTGTGGGGGGCCTGAGGCTGACCCCAAGGGATTAGCAGGGTGTAGGGGGTCAGTGAGGTTTTGGGGGGGGTCCCAGTACTaggtgtggggctgggtgtTGTGGAAGGGTGCCAGGTGCCAGCCTGTAGGGGTGCACGGGTCTGGGAGTGGTGGGGGGCTGTGCTCACCCCGTGGCTCGCCCCACAGAAGAAGAGCCGGGAGGAGTCGAGCGGCGAGGGCAGCGGCGTGGAGATCCTGGCCAACCGGCCCTACGCCGATGGCCCTGGCGGTAGCGGCCAGTACACCCACAAGGTCTACCATGTGGGCTCCCACATCCCCAGCTGGTTTCGGGCACTGCTCCCCAAGGCTGCGCTGCAGGTGGAGGAGGAATCCTGGAACGCCTACCCCTACACCCGAACCAGGTGGGACCCGCTGTGGCCGTGGGGTGGGCTGCGGGGCCAGCCGTGGGGTGGGCTGCGGGGCCAGCCGtcctgctgggctcagccctgtCCCCACGCATCCCCCAGGTACACGTGTCCTTTCGTGGAGAAGTTCTCCATCGAGATCGAGACATACTACCGGCCAGACGCGGGCCAGCAAACCAATGTCTTCAACCTGAGCGCGGCGGAGAAGAGGCAGAGGATTCTGGGTGCGTACGGATGCTGCGAGGCTGGCACGGGGCGCCGGGCAGGACCCGGTGCCTTGCCGGGGCTCCCACGCGGTGCTCCCTGGGCTGAGTGCGTGCCGCCCCGAGGGGCTcagcttccctgctggctgcaacGTGCCTGGCTTTGCTCTCCCTGCTGGCTCTCACGTTTTGGGGACAGCCTTGGCGGGACCCCGGCAGGGAAGGGCACTGGTGCCCTGAGCCCCCTTCCCACtcccctggcagtgctgctgaacTAC
Proteins encoded in this region:
- the CDK2AP2 gene encoding cyclin-dependent kinase 2-associated protein 2 isoform X1 is translated as MSYKPIAPAPATPGAASASPAPPGPGAPPAATSVPSPSGSVPGGAAPFRPLFNDFGPPSMGYVQAMKPPGAQGSQSTYTDLLSVIEEMGKEIRPTYAGSKSAMERLKRGIIHARALVRECLAETERNART
- the CABP2 gene encoding calcium-binding protein 2; this translates as MFFLFRGPQRRGTGSPAPPTCQGIPRPHGPSKRGGRRRLHLTPQLVGQGGPGNTGTLGSQGRLSHGGVPPTEHRWAAEEPGSQLPPAFQQPRPLSHPPRPWPQLAPAGWQCPGLRQLAPRGQACPAAWGQPPAMGNCTKTPERRLPKDGKPRSGSLAPGTGDPEEAAEAAQSPPLQNYSVLQGLVGPACIFLRQSIAITQRDRELRPEEIEELKQAFREFDKDRDGYISYKDLGECMRTMGYMPTEMELIELSQQITGGKVDFDDFVELMGPKMLAETADMIGIKELRDAFREFDSNGDGQISMAELREAMRKLLGQQLNYREVDEILKDVDLNGDGLVDFEEFVRMMSR
- the NDUFV1 gene encoding NADH dehydrogenase [ubiquinone] flavoprotein 1, mitochondrial: MAARQLLALRRLPAASFSTAPKKTQFGSLRDEDRIFTNLYGRHDWRLQGALRRGDWYKTKEILLKGVDWILGEIKASGLRGRGGAGFPTGLKWSFMNKPPDGRPKYLVVNADEGEPGTCKDREIMRHDPHKLVEGCLVAGRAMGARAAYIYIRGEFYNEASNLQVAIREAYEAGLLGRDACGSGYAFDVFVVRGAGAYICGEETALIESIEGKQGKPRLKPPFPADVGVFGCPTTVANVETVAVSPTICRRGGAWFASFGRERNSGTKLFNISGHVNNPCTVEEEMSVPLKELIEKHAGGVRGGWDNLLAVIPGGSSTPLLPKSVCETVLMDFDSLVQAQSGLGTAAVIVMDKSTDVIKAIARLIEFYKHESCGQCTPCREGVDWMNKVMARFVQGNAQVAEIDALWEISKQIEGHTICALGDGAAWPVQGLIRHFRPELEERMRRYGEAKARAVSA
- the CDK2AP2 gene encoding cyclin-dependent kinase 2-associated protein 2 isoform X2, which codes for MGYVQAMKPPGAQGSQSTYTDLLSVIEEMGKEIRPTYAGSKSAMERLKRGIIHARALVRECLAETERNART